Proteins from one Sphingobium herbicidovorans genomic window:
- the pcaF gene encoding 3-oxoadipyl-CoA thiolase codes for MTDAFICDAIRTPIGRYGGILAKVRADDLGALPLKALLDRNPGLDPAAIEEVFYGCANQSGEDNRNVARMSLLLAGLPFTVPGVTLNRLCASGLEAVGAAARAIRSNEMALAISGGVESMTRAPFVMDKADASFGRGQKLEDTTMGWRFVNPALDALHGTETMPRTGENVAEDHKISRADQDAFSLRSQQRALAAQRSGFLAEEIVPVTVLGRKGETNIVASDEHPRADVTMEALAKLKPLFGPEGTITAGNASGINDGAAAMIVASEAAAKVHGLTPRARILGLASAGVEPRVMGIGPVPATQKLMGRLGLTVGNFDAIELNEAFASQSLAVVRALGLPDDAPHVNVNGGAIALGHPLGMSGARLAMTLVHQLEKSGGRRGLATLCIGVGMGLALAIERV; via the coding sequence ATGACTGACGCATTTATCTGCGATGCCATCCGCACTCCGATCGGCCGCTACGGCGGCATCCTCGCAAAAGTGCGTGCAGACGACCTCGGCGCGCTGCCGCTGAAAGCGTTGCTCGATCGCAATCCCGGTCTCGATCCTGCCGCGATCGAGGAGGTCTTCTACGGCTGCGCCAACCAGTCGGGCGAGGACAACCGCAACGTCGCGCGAATGAGCCTGTTGCTTGCCGGCCTGCCGTTCACGGTGCCGGGGGTGACGCTCAACCGCCTTTGCGCTTCGGGGCTCGAAGCGGTCGGAGCGGCGGCGCGAGCAATCCGCTCGAACGAAATGGCGCTCGCGATTTCGGGGGGCGTGGAGAGCATGACACGCGCGCCGTTCGTCATGGACAAGGCCGACGCTTCCTTTGGCCGCGGTCAGAAGCTTGAAGATACGACAATGGGCTGGCGCTTCGTCAACCCGGCCCTTGATGCGCTGCACGGCACCGAGACAATGCCGCGCACCGGTGAAAATGTCGCCGAAGATCATAAGATCAGCCGCGCGGATCAGGACGCATTTTCGCTGCGTAGCCAGCAGCGCGCTCTCGCCGCGCAGCGAAGCGGCTTTCTCGCCGAAGAAATCGTGCCGGTTACCGTTCTGGGGAGAAAGGGCGAGACGAACATCGTCGCTAGCGACGAGCACCCGCGCGCGGATGTGACGATGGAGGCGCTCGCGAAGCTGAAGCCGCTGTTCGGCCCCGAGGGCACGATCACTGCCGGCAATGCCTCGGGTATCAACGATGGCGCCGCGGCCATGATTGTTGCCAGCGAGGCGGCGGCGAAAGTGCATGGCCTTACGCCGCGAGCCCGAATCCTCGGCCTCGCTTCGGCAGGGGTCGAGCCGCGCGTGATGGGAATAGGGCCGGTCCCGGCGACGCAGAAGCTGATGGGCCGGCTCGGGCTTACTGTTGGCAATTTTGACGCCATCGAGCTTAATGAAGCCTTTGCCAGCCAATCGCTTGCCGTGGTGCGCGCGCTTGGTCTGCCGGATGACGCGCCGCATGTGAACGTGAATGGCGGTGCGATAGCGCTTGGCCATCCGCTCGGCATGTCTGGTGCACGCCTTGCGATGACGCTCGTTCACCAGCTCGAGAAGAGTGGGGGAAGGCGCGGCCTTGCCACGCTGTGCATCGGTGTCGGCATGGGTCTTGCGCTTGCGATCGAACGCGTTTGA
- a CDS encoding MFS transporter gives MSEWSLSSAAFGLVFAAASFGMLVGGIVFGWIGDRHGRKLGSLAALVVCGLGSLSVLHARDVNLLSLCRFLTGIGIGGLTPLLYALNQELVPHRFRATVVAVIMMGYMAGSASGGAVAAALMPHYGWEPLFWIGGAFSLLLAGVGYVLLPESVAFLSRRAARKAEMATLLRRIDPTITPETVARIATIPDAPQGAASRGLSPLFSGHLSTITPLLWLAYICSSATVFFMISWLPTLMLGAGLSKAESALGLSLFILAGSIGGLVISAVIDRLGVSSITVIPVVGCLLLATLALPNLSSSGYMIAVGICGFFVLGGHQGLNGAAGLLYPSPVRASGIGWALSIAKIGSIIGPLVGGLLLAAELPRMQLMMIIASPLPIFAVSLILLGMAKSRERHARAAPVRD, from the coding sequence ATGTCCGAATGGAGTTTATCGTCTGCCGCATTCGGACTAGTGTTCGCGGCGGCCTCCTTTGGAATGCTGGTCGGCGGGATCGTCTTCGGATGGATCGGCGATCGGCACGGCCGCAAACTTGGTTCTCTCGCCGCGCTTGTCGTGTGCGGCTTGGGATCGCTGTCCGTGCTGCACGCGCGCGACGTTAATCTGTTGAGCCTTTGCCGCTTTCTCACGGGGATTGGAATCGGCGGCCTGACGCCGCTTCTTTATGCTCTCAATCAGGAGTTGGTGCCGCACCGATTCCGCGCGACCGTGGTTGCCGTCATCATGATGGGATATATGGCCGGCTCGGCCAGCGGGGGTGCCGTGGCGGCCGCCCTCATGCCTCATTATGGCTGGGAACCGCTGTTCTGGATTGGCGGCGCGTTCTCGCTTCTTCTCGCCGGCGTCGGCTATGTCCTCCTCCCGGAATCGGTCGCGTTCCTTTCCCGGCGGGCGGCCCGAAAGGCGGAGATGGCGACCCTGCTGCGCCGTATCGATCCCACCATCACGCCCGAGACCGTCGCCCGCATCGCGACGATTCCCGATGCGCCGCAAGGCGCCGCATCCCGCGGCCTGTCACCGCTTTTTTCCGGACACCTGTCGACGATCACACCGTTGCTGTGGCTGGCCTATATCTGCAGTTCGGCCACTGTCTTCTTCATGATCAGCTGGCTACCGACGCTTATGCTCGGCGCAGGGCTTTCGAAAGCAGAATCCGCGCTTGGACTGTCTCTCTTCATCCTGGCCGGGTCAATTGGCGGTCTGGTCATCTCCGCCGTCATCGACCGCTTGGGCGTGTCGTCGATCACGGTCATCCCGGTCGTCGGCTGTCTTCTTCTTGCCACTCTCGCGCTCCCCAACCTGTCCTCGTCGGGTTATATGATCGCCGTCGGGATATGCGGGTTTTTCGTGCTGGGCGGACATCAGGGCCTCAACGGCGCCGCAGGCCTGCTCTACCCGAGTCCTGTCCGCGCCTCGGGTATCGGCTGGGCGCTCTCGATCGCGAAGATCGGTTCGATAATCGGCCCGCTCGTGGGCGGCCTATTGCTGGCCGCGGAACTGCCGCGCATGCAGTTGATGATGATCATAGCCTCGCCGCTACCGATTTTCGCCGTCAGCCTGATCCTGCTCGGGATGGCAAAATCGCGCGAGCGGCACGCACGCGCCGCACCCGTCCGGGATTGA
- the tnpB gene encoding IS66 family insertion sequence element accessory protein TnpB: MIGPGGNVRGLICTEPVDFRLGIDGLVALIQNQLGFDPYAAAFWLIFTPWR, from the coding sequence ATGATCGGTCCGGGCGGCAATGTCCGTGGGCTCATCTGCACCGAGCCCGTCGACTTTCGGCTCGGCATCGACGGCTTGGTCGCACTCATCCAGAACCAGCTCGGCTTTGATCCTTATGCTGCGGCTTTCTGGCTCATCTTCACTCCTTGGCGATGA
- a CDS encoding chlorocatechol 1,2-dioxygenase: MADAVEGIRGALMKHNVTFEEYRQGIGYLMKTVEAGELPLMIDAFLNTTICQIENRNFGGSTSTLEGPYFLDDAPFVDGALKTYEDDRHEPLLLRGRVLDLAGAPVADAVVDVWHSTPDGHYGGFHNNIPRDFYRGKLRTDAAGQYEVRTTVPVAYKIPDQGPVGALLEAMGRHSWRPAHVHYKVRAPGFHTLTTQAYFEGGAYVDSDCCEGVHPELIHADVRESGIKVIETDFALAPAVAHTAAAA, from the coding sequence GTGGCCGATGCCGTCGAGGGCATCCGCGGCGCGCTGATGAAGCACAACGTGACCTTCGAAGAATATCGGCAGGGCATCGGCTACCTCATGAAAACCGTCGAGGCGGGCGAATTGCCGCTTATGATCGATGCCTTTCTGAACACCACCATCTGCCAGATCGAGAACCGCAACTTCGGTGGCAGCACGAGCACGCTCGAGGGCCCTTATTTCCTCGACGACGCGCCTTTCGTCGACGGCGCGCTGAAGACCTATGAGGACGACCGCCACGAGCCGCTCCTGCTGCGCGGCCGCGTGCTCGATCTCGCCGGCGCGCCGGTCGCGGACGCCGTTGTCGACGTCTGGCATTCGACCCCCGACGGCCATTATGGCGGATTCCACAATAATATTCCGCGCGATTTCTATCGCGGGAAGCTGCGCACCGATGCCGCCGGTCAATATGAAGTGCGCACCACCGTACCCGTCGCCTATAAAATCCCCGATCAAGGTCCGGTCGGCGCCTTGCTGGAAGCGATGGGCCGGCACAGCTGGCGCCCTGCGCATGTCCACTACAAGGTACGCGCGCCCGGCTTCCACACGCTCACCACCCAGGCTTATTTCGAGGGCGGCGCATATGTGGACAGCGACTGCTGCGAAGGCGTTCATCCGGAACTGATCCATGCCGATGTGCGCGAGAGCGGCATCAAGGTGATCGAGACCGACTTTGCGCTCGCACCTGCCGTAGCACATACCGCTGCAGCGGCCTGA